Proteins encoded together in one Heliomicrobium undosum window:
- a CDS encoding bactofilin family protein — protein sequence MFGRKKESNQTAVDRIDTVIGKESLITGTLKATGTVRIDGQFSGEIVGKSDVIIGETGRVEATVEGRNVIIAGTVHGNIDASGRLEIASTGRLYGDLMATSLIIDEGAVFHGSSRTETRSTRSVDDAEEEALESAL from the coding sequence ATGTTCGGCCGGAAAAAAGAATCAAACCAGACTGCTGTTGATCGCATCGATACGGTCATTGGCAAGGAATCCCTGATCACCGGCACATTAAAAGCCACTGGAACGGTCCGCATTGACGGCCAGTTCAGTGGCGAAATTGTCGGGAAAAGTGATGTTATCATCGGGGAAACCGGTCGTGTCGAAGCGACGGTGGAAGGACGCAACGTCATCATCGCCGGAACGGTCCATGGGAACATTGACGCTTCCGGACGCCTGGAAATCGCCTCAACGGGAAGGCTCTACGGCGACCTGATGGCCACCAGCCTGATCATCGATGAAGGCGCTGTCTTCCACGGCAGTTCCCGGACGGAAACGCGCTCCACGCGTTCCGTCGACGATGCCGAGGAGGAAGCCCTCGAGAGCGCGCTCTAA
- the yyaC gene encoding spore protease YyaC, with the protein MAEQRDWQRLLAGEKQYFSSNSRQCAHTLGDALAELILYLDPTLSRPRVVFCIGTDRSTGDCLGPLVGTQLTPLASHYYHIYGTLDDPIHATNLAEKKKAIEETHPGALIIAIDASLGRIDQVGQVTLSLGGLRPGAGVKKDLPEIGDLHITGIVNVGGFMEFMVLQNTRLSEVMKLSNQISRGLLYGYYRAARRKPVASLTFQSSATALDAQKVEPVWP; encoded by the coding sequence ATGGCAGAACAACGTGACTGGCAGCGCCTGCTGGCCGGAGAAAAACAATATTTTTCGTCAAACAGCCGGCAATGCGCCCATACGCTCGGTGATGCCCTGGCTGAACTCATCCTCTACCTGGATCCTACATTGAGCCGCCCGCGCGTCGTCTTTTGCATCGGCACGGACCGTTCGACCGGCGATTGCCTGGGCCCGCTTGTCGGCACCCAACTGACGCCCCTGGCTTCTCATTACTATCATATCTACGGCACCCTCGATGATCCCATTCACGCAACCAACCTTGCCGAGAAGAAAAAAGCCATTGAAGAGACCCACCCCGGCGCCTTGATCATCGCCATCGACGCATCGCTCGGACGTATCGACCAGGTGGGACAGGTCACCCTTTCCCTCGGCGGGTTGCGCCCCGGCGCAGGCGTAAAAAAAGATCTCCCGGAAATCGGAGATCTTCACATCACCGGCATCGTCAATGTCGGCGGCTTTATGGAGTTCATGGTGCTGCAGAACACCCGGCTCTCTGAGGTGATGAAACTCTCCAACCAGATCAGCCGCGGCCTGTTGTACGGGTATTACCGGGCTGCCCGCCGCAAACCGGTGGCTTCGCTGACCTTCCAATCGTCCGCCACCGCGCTCGACGCGCAGAAGGTGGAGCCTGTCTGGCCGTGA
- a CDS encoding YkvI family membrane protein, with the protein MGALWQVQVASVYIGAVLGAGFASGQEIFQFFVRYGPAGLHAVLLSGLLFGLLGPAIFFVCRSRGFNRYQELLDGLFGDKFGKVMDGLITFSLFVGVMVMLSGAGALMSQQWGWPPWTGVAVTTALILLALWWGIDSLIWVNTILVPLKSIICLAVALAIVIWMPSIEDTPVAATALTCLAGWANPQPAAAEPNALLPDSPALSAFLYVSFNLTMSLVVLVALAPQVQRRGGYTGAAAGGVLLGFFAYLLTMAMLRYVPEIAAYPVPMLFLAGALHPWTGQVYAFLLWLAMFTAALGSAFGAALRLAKCDQGPAFRKNLTGSVLAVCPFAMLPFADLVATLYPFFGYVGLPLILAVVWVTIREIGRRVSLSKPFFTIDR; encoded by the coding sequence ATGGGTGCTCTATGGCAGGTACAGGTGGCTTCTGTGTATATTGGCGCTGTCTTAGGGGCCGGATTCGCCTCCGGTCAGGAGATCTTCCAATTCTTTGTCCGCTATGGCCCCGCAGGGTTGCATGCCGTGTTGCTCTCGGGTCTCCTCTTCGGTCTATTGGGTCCAGCGATTTTCTTTGTCTGCCGGAGCCGGGGATTTAACCGCTATCAAGAACTCCTGGACGGGCTCTTCGGAGATAAATTCGGCAAAGTTATGGACGGCCTGATCACCTTTTCCCTCTTCGTCGGGGTGATGGTCATGCTGTCCGGCGCGGGCGCGCTCATGTCCCAACAGTGGGGGTGGCCGCCCTGGACCGGTGTGGCCGTCACGACGGCGCTGATCCTCCTCGCCCTCTGGTGGGGAATCGATTCCTTGATCTGGGTCAACACCATCCTGGTTCCTTTAAAATCGATTATCTGCCTGGCCGTCGCCCTGGCCATCGTCATCTGGATGCCCTCGATCGAGGACACACCCGTTGCGGCGACCGCGCTGACCTGCCTGGCCGGCTGGGCGAATCCCCAACCGGCGGCGGCGGAGCCCAACGCCTTGCTGCCGGATTCACCAGCCTTGAGCGCCTTTTTGTATGTCTCCTTCAACCTCACCATGTCATTGGTGGTTCTCGTCGCTTTGGCCCCACAGGTGCAACGCCGGGGCGGTTATACGGGGGCTGCAGCCGGCGGGGTGCTCCTCGGCTTTTTTGCCTACCTGCTGACGATGGCCATGCTGCGCTATGTGCCCGAGATTGCCGCATACCCGGTGCCGATGCTGTTTCTCGCTGGCGCGCTGCATCCCTGGACCGGGCAGGTCTACGCCTTTCTCCTCTGGCTGGCTATGTTCACAGCCGCCCTGGGGAGCGCCTTCGGCGCCGCCCTCCGTCTGGCCAAATGCGACCAAGGACCCGCCTTCCGAAAAAATCTGACCGGATCGGTGCTCGCCGTCTGTCCCTTTGCCATGCTCCCCTTCGCCGATCTGGTGGCCACCCTGTACCCTTTTTTCGGTTATGTGGGTTTGCCCCTGATCCTGGCGGTGGTCTGGGTGACGATCAGGGAGATCGGCCGGCGTGTGTCCTTATCGAAACCATTTTTTACCATAGACCGATAA
- a CDS encoding peptidoglycan DD-metalloendopeptidase family protein, which translates to MSPIPKEESPRRARQQPYTIILAPGSGQKTWSINLSPERIRHLLIGGAVAGGFLLVIVTLSIYVLFQLGELQRLKSVNQEQAKQIQELKDFSVTVQDKLTRVKELDRQIRRMVGIDGGPDGIAEEEGEAPSQIPEQSSAVNEPGKKELQAFRSIPSRSGSNTQQRTSMSAAVRQLFSAEQDQLRLLSVTIRQMDSELEGQEKQLQQLNKEVTDRLAYLASVPSTYPVRGTVSSPFGNRRSPFGTKTEFHSGLDLAASYGTPVRAAAKGAVVFTGWKPGLGRVVEINHGHGFQTAYCHLSAITVKVNQELERGDMLGNVGNSGRSTGPHLHFMVYHQGKLQDPERYLLH; encoded by the coding sequence GTGAGCCCCATCCCAAAAGAGGAATCACCGCGTCGCGCGCGTCAACAACCCTATACGATCATCCTTGCTCCGGGTTCGGGTCAAAAAACGTGGAGTATCAATCTATCGCCGGAACGTATCCGGCACTTGCTGATCGGCGGCGCCGTGGCCGGTGGTTTCTTGCTTGTCATCGTCACCCTATCCATTTACGTCCTGTTTCAGTTAGGCGAGTTGCAGCGGTTAAAATCAGTCAATCAGGAGCAGGCCAAGCAAATCCAAGAATTAAAGGACTTTTCCGTCACCGTCCAAGACAAACTGACCAGGGTGAAAGAGTTGGACAGGCAGATCCGGCGCATGGTCGGCATCGATGGCGGCCCCGATGGCATTGCGGAAGAAGAAGGGGAGGCGCCCTCCCAGATTCCGGAACAAAGCTCTGCTGTCAATGAACCGGGAAAAAAGGAACTGCAGGCTTTTCGATCGATCCCTTCCCGATCCGGCAGCAACACCCAACAACGGACAAGCATGAGCGCTGCAGTCAGGCAACTATTCAGCGCTGAACAGGATCAGCTGCGTCTTTTGTCCGTCACGATCCGGCAAATGGATTCTGAGTTAGAAGGGCAAGAAAAACAACTGCAGCAACTGAACAAAGAGGTGACAGACCGGCTCGCCTACCTGGCCTCTGTCCCCTCAACCTATCCGGTGCGAGGAACCGTCAGTTCTCCCTTTGGTAACCGGCGTTCCCCCTTTGGCACCAAGACGGAGTTTCATTCCGGGTTGGATTTGGCCGCCTCTTACGGTACGCCCGTTCGCGCGGCGGCAAAAGGCGCCGTCGTTTTCACTGGATGGAAGCCAGGCTTGGGCCGGGTCGTGGAAATCAACCATGGTCATGGATTTCAAACAGCCTATTGCCACCTTTCCGCGATCACCGTGAAAGTCAATCAGGAATTGGAACGGGGCGACATGCTGGGCAATGTGGGAAACAGCGGACGAAGCACCGGACCGCATCTGCACTTTATGGTCTACCACCAGGGGAAACTGCAGGATCCGGAACGCTATCTTCTGCATTGA
- the selB gene encoding selenocysteine-specific translation elongation factor: MSTTGPVHAIIGTAGHIDHGKTRLVAALTGVDTDRLKEEKERGISIELGFAPLRLSDGRMAGIVDVPGHERFIRHMVAGVTGMDVAILVIAADEGVMPQTKEHLDVIELLQVPRSLTVLTKTELVDDEWLAMITEDVRQFLAGTPLAASPILPVSAVEGRGVAELKRALESLLGDLPRRPFAGPARLPIDRVFTMKGFGAVVTGTLASGMLRAGDTLTLYPSERPARIRGLQVHGEKVDAAWAGQRVAVNLSGVEVSQVARGDVLASPGTLQPAYRVTVRLQALNREDKPLRDRERIRFHAGTKETLGRLTLLDRERIEPGESAFALILLEEPVVVAKGDPFVLRTYSPARTVGGGQVIEPVAGKWKKNRPDVIAHLSVLEQGSPDERLAQHLARTGQPVTPAEAANLPGFDRDGVEAMMAGAASVSLLSGDGVEYLANAAQVTTLESSLRSDLDAYHRRYPLRRGMPKEELKSRLVPAWGAKAYGALLETWKQRGLITVDGKTVALADRKDKPPKEMVRLLAALEDRFLRDGLQPPLPAEARDWLVREGLSAENAEECLNCLVERDRLRKIGDDLLFHVQALADFRQLIVNALRDGGELTVAEARDLAKSSRRYMVPLLEWLDRERVTRRAGDKRSLW; encoded by the coding sequence ATGTCAACAACAGGGCCGGTTCATGCCATCATCGGAACGGCCGGTCACATTGATCACGGAAAAACACGACTGGTGGCGGCACTGACCGGCGTCGATACGGATCGGCTGAAAGAAGAAAAGGAACGCGGCATCTCCATCGAGTTGGGATTTGCGCCCTTGCGCCTTAGCGACGGCCGGATGGCCGGCATCGTCGATGTGCCGGGCCATGAACGTTTCATCCGGCATATGGTGGCCGGTGTCACAGGGATGGATGTGGCGATCCTGGTCATCGCCGCCGATGAAGGGGTGATGCCCCAGACGAAGGAACACCTGGATGTGATCGAACTGCTCCAGGTTCCCCGGAGCCTCACCGTGCTGACGAAGACAGAACTCGTCGATGACGAGTGGCTGGCCATGATCACCGAAGATGTCCGCCAATTTCTGGCCGGAACCCCTTTGGCCGCATCACCGATCCTGCCCGTATCGGCTGTCGAGGGGAGAGGGGTCGCAGAACTAAAAAGGGCGCTCGAATCCCTGCTCGGGGATTTGCCCCGCCGGCCTTTCGCCGGTCCGGCCCGGCTGCCTATCGATCGCGTCTTTACGATGAAGGGATTCGGCGCCGTCGTCACCGGCACGCTGGCATCAGGGATGCTGCGCGCCGGAGATACCTTGACGCTCTATCCCTCCGAGCGGCCGGCGCGCATCCGGGGATTGCAGGTGCATGGCGAGAAGGTCGACGCTGCCTGGGCCGGGCAGCGGGTGGCCGTCAACCTGTCGGGCGTCGAAGTCAGCCAGGTGGCGCGCGGCGACGTGCTCGCCAGCCCCGGAACCCTTCAGCCGGCCTATCGGGTCACTGTCCGGTTGCAGGCGCTCAACCGAGAGGACAAGCCGCTGCGGGACCGGGAACGCATCCGCTTTCATGCCGGCACGAAGGAAACACTGGGGCGGCTCACCCTCCTCGACAGGGAAAGGATCGAACCGGGCGAATCGGCTTTCGCCCTGATTCTATTGGAGGAACCGGTCGTCGTCGCCAAAGGCGATCCCTTTGTCCTTCGCACCTACTCGCCGGCCCGCACGGTCGGCGGCGGCCAGGTGATTGAACCAGTCGCGGGCAAGTGGAAAAAAAACCGTCCCGATGTGATCGCCCACCTCTCTGTGCTGGAACAGGGAAGCCCGGATGAGCGGCTGGCCCAGCACCTCGCCCGGACGGGCCAACCGGTGACGCCGGCGGAAGCGGCGAACCTGCCGGGCTTTGACCGTGACGGTGTGGAGGCGATGATGGCGGGCGCCGCCTCTGTTTCGCTCCTGAGCGGCGATGGTGTTGAATACCTCGCCAATGCAGCGCAAGTCACAACCTTGGAAAGCAGCCTGCGCAGTGACCTGGACGCCTATCATCGCCGCTATCCCCTGCGCCGGGGGATGCCGAAGGAGGAACTGAAGAGCCGCCTCGTTCCTGCATGGGGCGCCAAAGCCTATGGCGCCCTGTTGGAGACATGGAAGCAACGCGGTCTCATCACGGTCGATGGGAAGACCGTCGCTCTCGCCGACCGGAAGGACAAGCCGCCGAAGGAGATGGTCCGCCTGCTGGCGGCGCTGGAGGATCGGTTTCTTCGCGACGGCCTGCAACCGCCTTTGCCAGCGGAGGCGAGAGACTGGCTGGTCCGGGAGGGGCTAAGCGCCGAGAACGCCGAAGAGTGCCTGAACTGCCTTGTCGAGCGGGATAGGCTGCGCAAGATCGGCGATGATCTGCTCTTTCACGTCCAAGCCCTCGCTGATTTCCGTCAATTAATTGTCAATGCCTTACGTGACGGAGGGGAACTGACCGTGGCTGAGGCGCGCGACCTCGCCAAGAGCTCCCGGCGGTACATGGTGCCGCTGCTGGAGTGGCTGGACCGGGAACGGGTGACGAGACGCGCCGGCGACAAGCGCTCCCTGTGGTAG
- a CDS encoding alanine racemase produces the protein MDPMTYGWTPLVAIRQAQLIANIERMAKKCQEKSVKLRPHFKAHKLLPVARMQQAKGAVGFTVAKLSEAQVLINGGFKDILVAFPLWGEAKWDAYFRMAEESTMATIVDTEELLEAWRAQAIRRGRPVDLYVKVDSGLRRVGYPPGERLKALIRAVAACPQIHFRGLLTHAGHVYGAASMSERERIGREEGAVLLSLAEEMDGEGIRIPEISVGSTPSVEFNLDTPGVTEVRPGNYVFNDATQVRLGVAQLAECALRVVTTVVSRPEANRRIIDAGAKVLALDQGAHGNQADVGYGMLTVPGWKLTRLSEEHGVLERTAPNSPELPLGATITLIPNHACPVVNLADEVAVIDEGGTILETWPVDARGCSR, from the coding sequence ATGGATCCTATGACATACGGCTGGACCCCGCTGGTCGCCATCCGGCAAGCCCAGTTGATCGCCAATATCGAAAGGATGGCAAAAAAATGCCAGGAAAAAAGCGTAAAACTGAGGCCCCATTTTAAAGCCCACAAGTTGCTTCCCGTCGCTCGCATGCAGCAGGCGAAGGGCGCTGTCGGCTTTACCGTTGCCAAGCTCTCGGAAGCGCAGGTGCTCATCAATGGTGGGTTCAAGGATATCCTTGTCGCCTTTCCCCTTTGGGGGGAAGCCAAATGGGACGCCTACTTCCGGATGGCGGAAGAGTCGACGATGGCGACCATCGTCGATACGGAAGAACTGCTGGAAGCATGGCGCGCTCAGGCGATCCGCCGGGGACGGCCCGTTGACCTCTACGTAAAAGTCGACAGCGGGCTGCGTCGCGTCGGGTATCCCCCGGGAGAACGACTCAAAGCATTGATCCGCGCCGTCGCCGCCTGTCCGCAGATCCATTTTCGCGGCCTCCTGACCCATGCCGGTCATGTCTACGGGGCTGCGTCAATGTCCGAACGAGAGCGGATAGGCCGGGAAGAGGGGGCGGTGCTGCTCAGCCTGGCCGAAGAGATGGATGGAGAAGGAATCCGCATTCCCGAGATCTCCGTGGGCTCTACGCCGTCAGTGGAATTTAACCTTGATACGCCAGGCGTGACAGAGGTGCGCCCCGGAAACTATGTCTTTAACGATGCCACCCAGGTTCGCTTGGGCGTGGCGCAGCTGGCGGAATGCGCCTTGCGCGTAGTGACCACGGTCGTCTCCCGCCCGGAGGCGAACCGACGAATCATTGATGCCGGCGCCAAGGTGCTGGCGCTGGATCAGGGGGCTCACGGGAACCAGGCCGATGTGGGTTACGGCATGCTGACGGTTCCAGGCTGGAAGCTGACCCGCCTGTCGGAAGAACACGGGGTGCTGGAACGAACTGCACCCAACAGTCCCGAACTCCCCCTGGGCGCAACGATAACCCTCATCCCCAACCACGCCTGCCCGGTCGTCAATCTTGCGGACGAGGTGGCGGTCATCGATGAAGGGGGAACCATTCTGGAAACATGGCCAGTGGATGCTCGCGGATGCAGCCGTTAG
- a CDS encoding DUF554 domain-containing protein — translation MIGTIVNTVAVIGGAIVGAVFQKAISERFKVTVMQGIGLSVCLIGIQMALQSKNPLIVVASLVLGGILGEAVGIEAKLERFGQWLESKVGTNHGDVAKAFVTASLIYCVGAMAIMGSLQDGLTGDASVLFVKAMLDGITSIILASTLGIGVALSSLPLFIYQGAITMTASLIQPFLQQGMIAEMTAVGGLLITGIGTNILGVTQLRVGNLLPGILFAIIGAGLFPPG, via the coding sequence ATGATCGGAACGATTGTCAACACAGTGGCGGTCATCGGCGGCGCAATTGTGGGCGCCGTGTTTCAAAAGGCGATATCCGAACGTTTCAAAGTGACAGTCATGCAGGGGATAGGCTTGTCAGTCTGTCTGATCGGCATTCAAATGGCGCTGCAGTCAAAAAACCCTTTGATCGTCGTCGCCTCGCTTGTCCTCGGCGGCATCCTTGGCGAGGCTGTAGGCATTGAAGCCAAATTGGAACGCTTCGGCCAGTGGTTGGAGAGCAAGGTGGGTACCAACCACGGAGATGTGGCCAAGGCGTTTGTCACAGCCAGCCTGATCTACTGTGTCGGCGCCATGGCCATCATGGGATCCCTCCAGGATGGACTGACCGGGGACGCATCGGTGCTCTTTGTCAAAGCGATGCTCGACGGGATCACCTCCATCATCTTGGCGTCTACACTGGGAATCGGCGTCGCCCTCTCATCGCTTCCCCTCTTCATCTATCAAGGCGCCATTACCATGACCGCCTCCCTGATCCAACCCTTCCTCCAGCAAGGGATGATCGCCGAAATGACAGCCGTGGGCGGGTTGCTGATCACAGGCATCGGAACGAACATACTCGGTGTTACCCAATTGCGAGTGGGCAACCTATTGCCAGGGATTCTCTTTGCCATCATCGGGGCGGGGCTTTTTCCGCCCGGCTGA
- a CDS encoding DUF4446 family protein, protein MPGIIVWANENIAGLTLLCLGLTISMMVIGLIVLVKSQKITRMYQTLMRGQEGENLEALLLENMELSKALLQRIEAMERSISQLEAISKETVRHVGVVRFNAFENVGSDQSFAVAMLNDQRNGVVISSLYGRELSQVYAKPIQNAKSTYLLSNEEEEAIVKALSGLENK, encoded by the coding sequence ATGCCGGGAATTATCGTATGGGCGAATGAAAATATCGCCGGCTTGACGCTTCTCTGTCTTGGACTGACCATCTCGATGATGGTGATTGGCTTGATCGTCCTGGTGAAATCGCAAAAGATCACCCGCATGTATCAGACCTTAATGAGAGGGCAAGAAGGAGAAAACCTTGAAGCGTTGCTTCTGGAAAATATGGAACTGTCCAAAGCGTTGCTTCAGCGGATCGAAGCGATGGAGCGTTCCATTTCCCAACTGGAGGCGATCAGCAAGGAGACAGTCCGCCATGTGGGCGTTGTCCGGTTTAACGCATTCGAAAACGTCGGATCCGATCAGAGCTTTGCAGTCGCCATGCTCAATGACCAACGAAACGGTGTTGTGATCAGCAGCCTCTATGGGCGCGAACTGTCCCAAGTGTATGCCAAGCCCATACAAAACGCAAAATCGACGTACTTATTGTCTAATGAAGAAGAAGAGGCTATCGTGAAAGCCCTTTCAGGTCTGGAAAATAAATAA